A genomic window from Flavobacterium sp. I3-2 includes:
- a CDS encoding FAD-binding oxidoreductase: MKTYGILTNDIIEQLNQIVSKDFVFLDEETRIEYGKDHTEDLVFPPAVVVKPKSADEISQIMKLANQFEIPVTPIGARTGLSGGMLSVHQGIGLSLERMNQILKIDTDNLQVITQPGVITQVLQDAVLEKGLFYPVDPSSKGSCFIGGNIAENSGGARAVKYGVTKDYVLNLEVVLPNGEIIETGANTLKNSTGYNLTQLMVGSEGTLGIVTKIVLKLLPKNDFNVLMLVPFYNMNEAAKAVSEIFKAGIVPSAMEFMERDAIDWTLKFTDAIEIGLKEGIQAHLLIEVDGNYQDVLFAQAEKIMEVVEQFKIDEVFYAETEDQKNALWKLRRNVAEAVKSHTIYKEEDTVVPRYELPALLKAVKDAGEKYGFKSICYGHAGDGNLHVNIIKDDLTDEQWKHEVPKGIREIFEKTVALNGTLSGEHGIGLVQKEYMTIAFSDISLQLMKNIKNVFDPKQILNPGKIFPDKFSKSSY, from the coding sequence ATGAAAACATACGGAATTTTAACTAACGATATCATCGAACAATTGAATCAAATTGTGTCAAAAGACTTTGTTTTTTTGGATGAAGAAACACGCATCGAATACGGAAAAGACCATACCGAAGATTTGGTGTTTCCGCCTGCAGTTGTTGTTAAACCAAAATCGGCTGACGAGATTTCTCAAATCATGAAGTTGGCGAATCAATTTGAAATTCCGGTTACACCAATCGGAGCAAGAACAGGTTTGAGTGGTGGTATGTTATCCGTTCATCAAGGGATTGGTTTGTCGTTAGAACGCATGAATCAAATTTTGAAAATTGATACAGATAATTTACAAGTGATTACGCAACCTGGTGTGATAACGCAAGTACTTCAAGATGCCGTTTTAGAAAAAGGTTTGTTTTATCCGGTGGATCCAAGCAGTAAAGGAAGTTGCTTTATTGGCGGAAATATCGCCGAAAATTCAGGTGGAGCTCGAGCGGTTAAATATGGTGTTACCAAAGATTATGTGTTGAATTTAGAAGTCGTGCTTCCGAATGGTGAAATAATTGAAACAGGAGCGAATACGTTGAAAAACTCTACGGGATATAACTTAACGCAATTGATGGTTGGGAGCGAAGGAACTTTGGGAATTGTAACTAAGATTGTATTGAAATTACTTCCTAAAAATGATTTTAATGTGTTGATGTTGGTTCCGTTTTATAATATGAATGAAGCAGCAAAAGCAGTTTCTGAAATTTTTAAAGCAGGAATCGTTCCAAGTGCTATGGAATTTATGGAACGTGATGCCATTGATTGGACCTTAAAGTTTACTGATGCCATTGAGATTGGTTTAAAAGAAGGAATTCAAGCTCATTTATTGATTGAGGTGGATGGAAATTATCAAGATGTTTTATTCGCTCAAGCTGAAAAGATCATGGAAGTGGTTGAACAATTTAAAATTGACGAAGTTTTCTATGCAGAAACCGAAGATCAAAAAAATGCACTTTGGAAGTTACGTAGAAACGTTGCCGAAGCTGTAAAATCGCATACTATTTATAAAGAAGAAGATACCGTTGTTCCAAGATATGAATTACCTGCTTTGTTAAAAGCGGTTAAAGATGCAGGCGAGAAATACGGATTTAAATCTATTTGTTACGGACATGCCGGAGACGGAAATTTACATGTGAATATTATCAAAGATGATTTAACTGACGAGCAATGGAAGCATGAAGTACCAAAAGGAATTCGTGAAATATTTGAAAAAACAGTTGCTTTAAACGGAACGCTTTCTGGTGAACATGGAATCGGTTTGGTACAAAAAGAATATATGACTATTGCATTTTCGGATATTTCTTTACAATTAATGAAAAATATCAAAAATGTTTTTGATCCGAAGCAAATTTTAAATCCAGGTAAAATTTTTCCAGATAAATTTTCTAAAAGTAGTTATTAA
- a CDS encoding MFS transporter — protein MQIQNETQSPSNNQSKTAYSILIAISFAHFLNDMLQGVIPAIYPRLETEFKLSLGQIGMITLCYQLAASLLQPVVGAYTDKYPKPYSQIFGMAFTLIGILSLANAGSYEWILVSVVLVGIGSSVFHPESSRVAFMASGGKRSFAQSVFQIGGNMGTALAPLLVAWIVLPNAQVYIAYFALFAVLAQFILFFIGRWYANHLKSVAGKIKKEILLPNLSQTRITFSVIILLVILFSKYFYVASITSYFQFYIIDKFGLTEVQAQVYLFYFLLAVAIGTLLGGIFGDRFGRKYVIWFSVLGAAPFTLLLPYADLTFTAVLVVIIGLIISSAFPAILVYAQELLPKKIGMVSGLFYGFAFGMGGLGSAVLGWLADETSINYIYHICSFLPLIGIIAAFLPNMKKVGTKQV, from the coding sequence ATGCAAATTCAAAACGAAACCCAATCGCCCTCAAATAATCAAAGTAAAACGGCTTACAGTATTTTAATAGCTATTAGTTTTGCACATTTTTTAAATGATATGTTGCAAGGAGTTATCCCGGCAATTTATCCTCGATTAGAAACCGAATTTAAACTTTCGCTTGGTCAAATTGGTATGATTACCTTGTGTTATCAATTGGCAGCTTCGTTGTTGCAACCTGTAGTTGGTGCTTATACCGATAAATATCCTAAACCTTATTCACAGATTTTTGGTATGGCTTTTACTTTAATTGGAATTTTAAGTTTAGCTAATGCCGGGAGTTACGAATGGATTTTAGTTTCGGTTGTTTTGGTCGGAATTGGTTCTTCGGTTTTTCATCCCGAATCGTCTCGTGTAGCCTTTATGGCATCGGGCGGAAAAAGAAGTTTTGCACAATCGGTTTTTCAAATCGGTGGAAACATGGGAACGGCTTTAGCTCCGTTATTGGTTGCTTGGATTGTTTTACCTAATGCTCAGGTTTACATTGCGTATTTTGCTTTGTTTGCTGTTTTGGCACAATTCATTTTGTTTTTTATCGGTCGATGGTACGCCAATCATCTAAAGTCTGTTGCAGGAAAAATCAAAAAAGAAATCCTTTTACCTAATTTGTCTCAAACCAGAATCACATTTTCAGTAATTATTTTGTTGGTAATTTTATTTTCAAAATACTTTTATGTTGCTAGTATCACAAGTTACTTTCAGTTTTATATTATCGATAAATTCGGTTTAACCGAAGTACAGGCGCAAGTTTATTTATTTTATTTCTTACTAGCGGTTGCGATTGGTACGTTATTAGGAGGAATTTTTGGAGACCGTTTTGGACGAAAATATGTCATTTGGTTTTCTGTTTTAGGTGCTGCGCCATTTACCTTATTATTACCTTATGCCGATTTAACTTTCACAGCAGTTTTAGTAGTGATTATTGGTTTGATTATTTCTTCTGCTTTTCCTGCAATTTTGGTTTATGCACAAGAATTACTTCCTAAAAAAATCGGGATGGTAAGCGGGTTGTTTTACGGATTTGCTTTCGGAATGGGCGGATTAGGTTCTGCTGTTTTAGGATGGTTAGCTGATGAAACTTCAATCAATTACATATATCATATCTGTTCTTTTTTACCTTTGATAGGAATCATTGCAGCCTTTCTTCCGAATATGAAGAAGGTTGGAACTAAACAAGTTTAA
- the meaB gene encoding methylmalonyl Co-A mutase-associated GTPase MeaB, whose amino-acid sequence MDSNFNKKSALTENDGIEQPQSMSDVAAERIRNLRKKKVNPSEIISAILNHDKVALSKGITLVESTNPNHTILANEIINACLPHANQSVRIGITGVPGVGKSTFIEAFGMYLTSIGKKVAVLAIDPSSSISHGSILGDKTRMEDLVRSENAFIRPSASGDSLGGVARKTRESIILCEACGFDVILIETVGVGQSETAVHSMVDFFLLLNLAGAGDELQGIKRGIMEMADAIVINKADGDNLDRARNAKLDVNRALHLFPPKTSKWQPKVKLASAYYNEGIAEIWDMLSAYFTLTKENNYFDNHRKEQNKYWMMETIQEQILARFNQTEGIESLINLNKQAVQENEKSPFVAATEVLDFYFKNQK is encoded by the coding sequence ATGGATTCAAATTTTAATAAAAAATCAGCATTAACAGAAAACGACGGTATTGAACAACCTCAATCTATGAGTGATGTTGCTGCAGAACGAATCCGTAATTTAAGAAAGAAAAAAGTTAATCCGTCTGAAATTATTTCTGCAATTTTAAATCACGATAAAGTCGCTTTAAGCAAAGGAATTACTTTGGTCGAAAGTACGAATCCGAATCATACTATTTTGGCTAACGAAATTATTAATGCTTGTTTACCTCACGCAAACCAATCGGTTCGTATCGGAATTACTGGAGTTCCGGGAGTTGGAAAAAGTACGTTTATCGAAGCTTTTGGAATGTATCTAACTTCTATCGGAAAAAAGGTAGCTGTTTTGGCGATTGACCCAAGTAGTTCGATTTCACACGGTAGTATTTTAGGAGATAAAACGCGAATGGAAGATTTAGTTCGAAGTGAAAATGCTTTTATTCGTCCGTCTGCTTCTGGAGATAGTTTGGGTGGCGTGGCTCGTAAAACACGCGAAAGTATTATTTTGTGCGAAGCTTGTGGATTTGATGTTATTTTGATTGAAACCGTTGGCGTTGGTCAAAGCGAAACTGCTGTTCATAGTATGGTCGATTTCTTTTTACTTTTGAATTTAGCTGGTGCTGGCGATGAATTACAAGGTATTAAACGCGGAATTATGGAAATGGCAGATGCTATTGTAATTAACAAAGCGGATGGCGATAATTTAGACCGTGCCAGAAATGCCAAATTAGATGTAAACCGAGCTTTGCATTTATTTCCGCCAAAAACTTCGAAATGGCAACCTAAAGTTAAACTAGCAAGTGCGTATTATAACGAAGGAATTGCTGAAATTTGGGACATGCTTTCGGCTTATTTTACATTGACAAAAGAAAATAACTACTTTGACAATCATCGTAAAGAACAAAATAAATATTGGATGATGGAAACGATACAAGAACAAATTTTAGCACGTTTTAATCAAACCGAAGGAATTGAATCCTTAATAAATTTGAACAAACAAGCGGTACAAGAAAATGAGAAATCACCCTTTGTTGCTGCTACTGAAGTTTTGGATTTTTATTTTAAAAATCAGAAATAA
- a CDS encoding sugar transferase, whose amino-acid sequence MNKIISFLLLILCLPFLSILGLAILVLEQKSPLFIQNRIGKNKVIFKLIKIRTMKENKVTFIGSILRKTGIDEIPQLINILKGEMNFVGPRPLTQNDIERLGWEFEFYFKRWSINPGLTGLAQLSPICHKKISIFYDLYYVKNRTLNLDFTILFMSFLVLIFGKQKVKNMISKRQNKKKSFSKK is encoded by the coding sequence ATGAATAAAATAATTTCGTTCTTATTACTAATTTTATGCTTACCTTTTTTAAGTATTTTAGGTTTAGCGATTTTAGTTTTGGAGCAGAAATCGCCTTTATTTATTCAAAACAGAATCGGGAAAAACAAAGTAATTTTTAAACTAATTAAAATTCGAACGATGAAAGAAAATAAAGTTACTTTTATTGGTTCGATATTAAGAAAAACAGGCATTGATGAAATTCCACAATTGATCAATATATTAAAAGGAGAAATGAATTTTGTTGGACCACGTCCGCTTACACAAAATGACATAGAACGATTAGGTTGGGAATTTGAATTTTATTTTAAACGTTGGAGCATCAATCCTGGATTAACTGGTTTGGCTCAACTAAGTCCGATTTGTCATAAAAAAATAAGCATTTTTTACGATTTATATTATGTCAAAAACAGAACTTTAAATTTAGATTTTACAATTTTATTTATGAGTTTCTTAGTTCTAATTTTCGGAAAACAGAAAGTAAAAAACATGATATCAAAACGGCAAAATAAGAAAAAGTCGTTTTCCAAAAAATAA
- a CDS encoding DUF3667 domain-containing protein — protein sequence MKEICKNCKNTISDNFCGNCGQKKYKRIDKKYIFDELQYTILHTNKGFFYSIKNILRNPGKTAREYIDGNRVNHYKPILLALVLGGITAFISFKILHSDKIVNDYYSHQFNVVKMNEQMENYMANFNKFYTTYYSLILLSTVPFFSLASYWAFKKWKFNYFEHIVLNTYYYIYYTLIGIILAPIMYFLNSSNPMLMTSLILVVTPFLLYWFYKGVNPEKHSSEIILNILKFLAFLIPIFLVTYVILIILFVIYIVLFIK from the coding sequence ATGAAAGAAATTTGTAAAAACTGTAAAAATACAATTAGCGATAATTTTTGTGGAAATTGTGGTCAAAAAAAATATAAACGTATCGATAAAAAATATATTTTCGATGAATTACAATATACCATTTTACACACCAACAAAGGATTTTTTTATTCGATTAAAAACATTTTAAGAAATCCAGGAAAAACCGCAAGAGAATATATAGACGGAAATCGAGTAAATCATTATAAACCAATTTTACTTGCTCTGGTTTTAGGTGGAATTACTGCTTTTATTAGTTTTAAAATATTGCATTCAGATAAAATAGTCAATGATTATTATTCTCATCAATTTAATGTTGTAAAAATGAATGAGCAAATGGAGAATTACATGGCTAACTTCAATAAATTCTACACCACATATTATTCACTAATTTTACTCTCAACTGTACCTTTTTTCTCGTTGGCTTCATATTGGGCTTTTAAAAAATGGAAATTCAACTATTTTGAACACATTGTTTTAAATACCTATTATTATATTTATTATACTTTAATTGGTATTATTTTAGCTCCAATTATGTATTTTTTAAATAGTTCAAATCCCATGTTGATGACAAGTTTAATTCTAGTTGTAACACCATTTCTATTGTACTGGTTTTATAAAGGTGTGAATCCTGAAAAGCATTCTTCTGAAATTATTTTGAATATTTTAAAGTTTTTAGCATTTCTAATTCCAATATTTTTAGTAACTTATGTTATTCTTATTATTTTATTTGTTATTTATATAGTTCTATTTATAAAATAA
- a CDS encoding LamG domain-containing protein, whose translation MKMNFKILSLATLFVSAILIFSCQNDDNTNTQNPSTNCLPTNLQNGVIAAYSFSNGSLNDSSGNNYHLSNPTSAFSDADRAGNPNCAFHFKKANGDFLTRANPLFLNDFGTQPFSISLWYKCNNPNPTTSEWEKLISRDIGEFCPAIFGQWSVSLIDLRRPVFGINERNIIFNLSNTEISQWRHLVVTSLGNDLKMYLDGVQSTVPITSGGCNPGTTHMPSNVGDLFLGIDYEGLLDDIIIYNRVLSQSEVIQLANLAPCCM comes from the coding sequence ATGAAAATGAATTTTAAAATTTTATCATTAGCAACATTATTTGTTAGCGCTATACTAATTTTCAGTTGTCAGAATGATGATAATACAAACACACAAAATCCTTCAACTAATTGTTTACCTACAAATTTACAAAATGGTGTAATTGCAGCTTATTCATTTAGTAATGGCTCACTAAATGATTCTTCAGGTAATAATTATCATTTATCAAATCCAACGAGTGCATTTTCTGATGCTGATCGTGCTGGTAATCCAAATTGTGCTTTTCATTTTAAAAAAGCAAATGGAGATTTTTTAACTAGAGCTAACCCATTATTTTTAAATGATTTTGGTACACAACCTTTCTCAATTTCACTTTGGTATAAATGTAATAATCCAAATCCTACAACAAGCGAATGGGAAAAGTTAATTTCTAGAGATATTGGAGAATTCTGTCCAGCAATTTTTGGACAATGGTCTGTTTCGTTAATCGATTTAAGAAGACCAGTTTTTGGTATAAATGAAAGAAATATCATTTTCAATTTATCAAATACAGAAATTTCACAATGGAGACATTTGGTTGTAACGAGTTTAGGTAATGATTTGAAAATGTATTTAGATGGAGTTCAATCTACTGTGCCTATTACATCTGGAGGTTGTAATCCTGGAACTACGCATATGCCTTCAAATGTTGGAGATTTGTTTTTAGGTATTGACTATGAAGGTTTATTGGATGATATCATTATCTACAATCGAGTCTTATCTCAATCTGAAGTTATTCAATTAGCAAATTTAGCTCCTTGTTGTATGTAA
- a CDS encoding 3-ketoacyl-ACP reductase: MSNLTGKKALITGGGRGLGKATAIAFANEGINIAITGRNEQKLQETVNELKALGVDAIYEVFDIANTTEVKTGIANIISKFGTIDILVNNAGIAAFGSFLEMPTEQWVSMINTNVLGMYFVTKEVLPFMVNQNEGDIFNVSSTAGLTGNPGTSAYSASKFAVIGMSESIMKEVRKNNIRVTTLTPSTIASDMSLELGITDGNPERVLQPEDFAELIVATLKFPRRALIKSASIWSTNP; encoded by the coding sequence ATGTCAAATTTAACAGGTAAAAAAGCTTTAATCACTGGCGGTGGTCGTGGTTTAGGTAAAGCTACAGCAATTGCATTTGCAAACGAAGGAATTAATATAGCAATAACTGGTCGTAACGAACAAAAATTACAAGAAACAGTTAATGAATTAAAAGCTTTAGGTGTTGATGCCATTTATGAAGTTTTTGATATTGCAAATACTACTGAAGTTAAAACGGGAATAGCTAATATTATTTCTAAATTCGGAACGATAGATATTTTAGTTAATAATGCTGGAATCGCAGCTTTTGGTTCTTTTTTAGAAATGCCAACAGAACAATGGGTTAGTATGATAAATACTAATGTTTTAGGAATGTATTTTGTTACTAAAGAAGTTTTACCTTTTATGGTAAATCAAAATGAAGGAGATATTTTTAATGTTTCTTCAACTGCTGGATTAACTGGTAATCCTGGAACATCGGCATATTCAGCATCTAAATTTGCAGTAATTGGAATGTCAGAATCAATTATGAAAGAAGTTCGTAAAAATAATATTCGTGTTACAACTTTAACTCCAAGTACAATTGCAAGTGATATGTCGTTAGAACTTGGTATCACTGATGGAAATCCAGAACGTGTTTTACAACCCGAAGATTTTGCTGAATTAATCGTTGCAACTTTGAAATTTCCTAGACGAGCACTGATTAAATCTGCTTCGATTTGGTCTACAAATCCGTAA
- a CDS encoding SIMPL domain-containing protein: MKKIFFLATVIIACATTQAQNTIQEPVIVVSGEGSVKVKPDEAILTIGSEIKGKDASVVKLENDKIISKMIAFLKKNKIAEKDFQSQNISLNRQYDYETKTEYFLATQILTIQLKDLSKYENIMFGLIEAGANTIQGVEFKSSKTASFETEARSKAVANAKNKATDYGKALNQPVGQAIYLSEFSQVVNPRIYNMEAKLMSADASGGQTAAPGEIVITSNITVHYQLGK; the protein is encoded by the coding sequence ATGAAAAAAATATTTTTTTTAGCTACAGTAATAATTGCGTGTGCTACAACTCAAGCTCAAAATACAATTCAAGAACCAGTAATTGTTGTTAGTGGTGAAGGAAGTGTAAAAGTAAAACCAGATGAAGCTATTTTAACTATTGGTTCTGAAATAAAAGGAAAAGATGCTTCGGTAGTAAAACTTGAAAATGATAAAATCATTTCAAAAATGATTGCCTTTTTAAAGAAAAATAAAATTGCAGAAAAAGATTTTCAATCACAAAATATCAGTTTAAATCGTCAATATGATTACGAAACAAAAACGGAATATTTTTTAGCAACACAAATTTTGACTATTCAATTAAAAGATTTATCAAAATATGAAAATATCATGTTTGGATTAATCGAAGCTGGTGCAAATACAATTCAAGGAGTTGAATTCAAATCATCAAAAACAGCTTCTTTTGAAACAGAAGCGCGTTCAAAAGCTGTTGCTAATGCTAAAAATAAAGCAACTGATTATGGTAAAGCTTTAAATCAACCTGTTGGACAGGCGATTTATTTATCAGAATTTTCTCAGGTTGTCAATCCTAGAATTTATAATATGGAAGCGAAATTGATGTCAGCAGATGCTAGTGGTGGTCAAACAGCTGCACCTGGAGAAATTGTAATAACAAGTAATATTACAGTTCATTATCAATTAGGCAAATAA
- a CDS encoding META domain-containing protein yields MKNLKLFFTFFILTSTLISCKCFKSKASETMTNLENTSWQLVKTQNRNYVFNEEKPDGISISFTAGNFSSSDGCNALGGEYKTEGNSIEFGPTRGTMRYCDQEFMEKFGYYVAFHLVKKFEIKNNKLYLYDADGQTLLAEYSKK; encoded by the coding sequence ATGAAAAATTTAAAACTTTTTTTTACATTTTTTATTTTAACTTCTACTTTAATAAGTTGTAAATGTTTTAAAAGCAAAGCTTCAGAAACAATGACAAATTTAGAAAACACAAGTTGGCAATTGGTTAAAACACAAAATAGAAATTATGTTTTCAATGAAGAAAAGCCAGACGGAATTTCAATTTCATTTACAGCAGGTAATTTTTCTTCAAGTGATGGATGTAATGCATTAGGCGGAGAATATAAAACCGAAGGTAATTCGATTGAATTTGGTCCGACAAGAGGAACAATGCGTTATTGTGACCAAGAGTTTATGGAAAAATTTGGATATTATGTTGCATTTCATTTAGTTAAAAAGTTTGAAATAAAAAACAATAAATTATATTTATATGACGCTGATGGTCAAACACTTTTGGCAGAATATTCAAAAAAATAA
- a CDS encoding MATE family efflux transporter, translated as MNLSVYTKEFGYNFRLAYPIILAMLGHTVVGVIDNIMVGQIGPTELAAASLANSFVFIAISIGVGFSTAITPLIAASDTSGNITEGRKVFMNGLLLCTCLGLGLFGILYFMKPLLDFMKQPEEVTLMAKPFLDVVALSLIPLVIFQAFKQFADGKSQTKYSMYATIIANVVNVAINYVLIYGVWFFPEMGMMGAAYGTLVSRIAMLIYMYFALNQLQDFKPFLSKISFKEIDKAICSKISKLGGPSSMQSLFEVGLFTGAVWLSGMIGTSAQAANQIALSMASMTFMFASGLGVAAMIRVGNQRGVQDYVKLRVVALSIILMTILLYTVFAIFFVIFHNYIPLFFLDAADAKNALLNQEVIEMAGKLLMIAAIFQISDGIQVTVLGSLRGLQDVNIPTIITFISYWIIGFPVAIYLGLYTSLGAEGIWYGLLAGLTAAAIFSYLRFNYMTRKLIHSQQAQA; from the coding sequence ATGAATTTGAGTGTTTACACAAAAGAATTCGGATATAATTTCAGATTAGCTTATCCGATTATTTTGGCCATGTTAGGACATACTGTTGTTGGTGTTATCGATAATATAATGGTTGGGCAAATTGGTCCGACCGAATTAGCAGCGGCATCATTAGCCAATAGTTTTGTTTTTATTGCTATTTCAATTGGTGTAGGATTTTCTACAGCAATTACCCCATTAATAGCAGCTTCAGATACTTCAGGAAATATAACCGAAGGTAGAAAAGTGTTTATGAATGGGTTGCTTTTGTGTACTTGTTTGGGATTAGGATTGTTTGGAATTTTATACTTTATGAAGCCTTTATTGGACTTTATGAAACAACCAGAAGAAGTAACTTTAATGGCTAAACCTTTTTTAGATGTGGTTGCTTTATCATTAATTCCTTTGGTGATTTTTCAGGCTTTTAAGCAATTTGCTGACGGTAAATCTCAAACTAAATATTCAATGTATGCTACTATAATAGCTAATGTGGTTAATGTGGCAATTAATTACGTTTTGATTTATGGTGTGTGGTTTTTCCCCGAAATGGGGATGATGGGTGCCGCTTACGGAACTTTAGTTTCACGTATTGCCATGTTAATTTATATGTATTTTGCATTAAATCAGTTACAAGATTTTAAACCTTTCCTTTCGAAAATTTCATTTAAAGAAATTGATAAAGCTATTTGTTCTAAAATTTCAAAATTAGGCGGACCGTCTTCTATGCAATCATTATTTGAAGTTGGATTGTTTACAGGTGCTGTTTGGCTTTCTGGTATGATTGGAACATCTGCTCAAGCAGCTAATCAAATTGCATTAAGTATGGCTTCAATGACTTTTATGTTCGCATCCGGATTAGGTGTTGCTGCGATGATTCGTGTTGGTAACCAACGAGGTGTTCAAGATTATGTTAAACTGCGTGTAGTTGCGTTATCTATCATTTTAATGACCATTTTATTATACACCGTTTTTGCCATTTTTTTTGTAATTTTTCATAATTACATTCCGCTTTTCTTCTTAGATGCAGCTGATGCTAAAAATGCTTTATTGAATCAGGAGGTTATAGAAATGGCTGGTAAATTATTAATGATTGCAGCAATTTTCCAAATTTCTGACGGAATTCAAGTTACCGTTTTAGGTTCATTACGTGGATTACAAGATGTAAATATTCCTACTATTATCACCTTTATTTCGTATTGGATAATCGGTTTTCCTGTAGCAATTTATTTGGGATTATATACCAGTTTAGGAGCCGAAGGAATTTGGTATGGATTGTTAGCCGGATTAACAGCTGCAGCAATTTTTTCGTATCTTCGCTTTAATTACATGACAAGAAAACTAATTCATTCACAACAAGCGCAAGCTTAA
- a CDS encoding DedA family protein, whose translation MLELIDFILHIDAHLAEFLADYGIWFYAIVFLIIFVETGLVVMPFLPGDSLLFATGMLAAQYSESLNIWIVIGLMLIAAISGDALNYTIGRDFGNRMLNLKIFGKNPIKPEHIDKTHEFYEKYGSKTIVIARFVPIVRTLAPFVAGIGKMEYKMFFKYNVIGGIVWVVGLTLAGFFLGNIPIIKDNFSKVVLLIIAISVLPIIYSFIKEKFFTKKA comes from the coding sequence ATGTTAGAATTAATAGATTTTATCTTGCACATCGATGCACATTTAGCTGAGTTTTTAGCTGATTATGGAATTTGGTTTTACGCCATAGTTTTCTTAATTATTTTTGTTGAAACAGGATTGGTTGTAATGCCATTTTTACCTGGAGACTCTTTACTTTTCGCAACAGGAATGTTGGCAGCACAATATTCTGAAAGTTTAAATATATGGATTGTAATTGGACTAATGTTAATAGCCGCAATTTCAGGAGATGCTTTAAATTATACAATTGGTCGTGATTTTGGAAATAGAATGTTGAATCTAAAGATATTTGGAAAAAATCCAATTAAACCAGAACATATTGATAAAACTCATGAATTCTATGAAAAATATGGCTCAAAAACAATTGTTATCGCTCGATTTGTTCCAATAGTTAGAACTTTAGCACCATTTGTCGCTGGTATTGGTAAGATGGAATATAAAATGTTTTTTAAATATAATGTTATTGGTGGTATTGTTTGGGTTGTTGGATTAACTTTGGCAGGTTTCTTTTTAGGAAATATTCCAATTATAAAAGATAATTTCTCAAAAGTTGTTTTATTGATAATTGCAATTTCTGTATTACCGATTATTTATTCTTTTATAAAAGAGAAATTTTTTACAAAAAAAGCTTAG
- a CDS encoding endonuclease/exonuclease/phosphatase family protein, with protein MARTSNLIRKGESLFFVKKHFIFSVFFLFFIQIGFAQVTLVTWNLQNFGKSKTNQQIEYIANLLCEYDIIAIQEVVTGTEGAQKIAKLADALNRKGSKWDYMISDPTNSTGQRSERYAYLWKTKNINLKKRAFLEKKFDKNIEREPYIAIFEFENKTFGIASFHAVPKKSNPESEIKYLRYFPEEYPNLNFFVGDFNLAQSHSVFNPLKDLGFVPLFENQKTSLKQECKNGECLANPLDHIFYKKSEIKILNRGVILFYNDFKDLKEARKLSDHIPVYVEFNLN; from the coding sequence ATGGCAAGGACCAGTAATTTAATAAGAAAAGGCGAGAGCCTTTTTTTTGTAAAAAAGCATTTTATATTTAGTGTTTTTTTTCTTTTTTTTATTCAGATTGGATTCGCACAAGTTACTTTAGTTACGTGGAATTTACAGAATTTTGGTAAATCTAAGACGAATCAACAGATTGAATACATTGCTAATTTACTTTGTGAGTATGATATTATCGCAATTCAAGAAGTTGTTACTGGAACTGAAGGAGCTCAGAAAATTGCAAAATTAGCCGATGCATTGAATCGAAAAGGATCAAAATGGGATTACATGATTAGTGATCCAACAAATAGTACGGGTCAAAGATCAGAACGTTATGCTTACTTATGGAAAACAAAGAATATAAATCTAAAAAAAAGAGCATTTTTAGAAAAAAAGTTTGATAAAAATATTGAACGTGAACCTTATATTGCTATTTTCGAATTCGAAAACAAAACTTTCGGAATAGCTAGTTTTCATGCTGTTCCCAAAAAAAGTAATCCAGAATCAGAAATTAAATATTTGAGGTATTTTCCAGAAGAATATCCAAATCTAAATTTTTTTGTTGGAGATTTTAATTTAGCTCAATCTCATTCTGTTTTTAATCCATTAAAAGATTTAGGTTTTGTGCCGCTTTTTGAAAATCAGAAAACCAGTTTAAAACAAGAATGTAAAAATGGAGAATGTCTAGCCAATCCTTTAGATCATATTTTTTATAAAAAATCGGAAATTAAAATCTTAAATAGAGGCGTGATTTTATTTTATAACGATTTTAAAGATTTAAAAGAAGCCAGAAAATTATCGGATCATATTCCGGTTTATGTTGAATTTAATTTGAATTAA